From a region of the Fischerella sp. JS2 genome:
- a CDS encoding DUF190 domain-containing protein — translation MNTLERLTIYVGESDHWHGKPVYIALVEEARRIGMAGATVTGGVAGFGKNQQLHTARILELSSDLPMVVTIIDTAEAIASFLPTVQQMVAGGIVVQDTVKVVHHAPVSISK, via the coding sequence ATGAATACCCTAGAGCGTTTGACAATTTATGTTGGCGAGTCGGATCACTGGCATGGAAAACCTGTTTATATTGCTTTAGTAGAAGAAGCCCGACGTATAGGGATGGCTGGAGCTACCGTGACTGGTGGAGTAGCAGGTTTCGGGAAAAATCAACAATTGCATACTGCCAGAATCTTGGAATTATCGTCTGATTTGCCAATGGTAGTGACAATTATCGATACAGCAGAGGCGATCGCTTCCTTTTTGCCTACAGTACAACAAATGGTAGCTGGAGGCATTGTTGTTCAGGATACAGTGAAAGTGGTTCATCATGCACCTGTAAGTATCTCCAAGTGA
- the crcB gene encoding fluoride efflux transporter CrcB, translated as MFVHIPSDILAELRNPVELLTSMNSATYVAIIIGLGAVLGGLSRYYLTLCFGRWFGIGFPYGTLFINLTGAFLMGFFTTLASKLSIPSAVQMLVSVGLLGSYTTFSTYALDTSNLLRTRDYKAALLYWFGSLLLGFISIELGIFLAKML; from the coding sequence ATGTTTGTTCACATCCCTAGTGATATATTGGCTGAACTTAGAAATCCTGTGGAATTATTGACTTCTATGAACTCTGCAACTTATGTTGCCATTATCATTGGCTTGGGAGCAGTTCTAGGTGGATTGAGTCGCTATTACCTCACCTTATGTTTTGGGCGCTGGTTTGGAATCGGATTTCCTTATGGAACTTTATTCATCAATCTTACAGGTGCATTTTTGATGGGTTTTTTTACTACCCTCGCATCAAAGCTGTCTATTCCTTCAGCAGTACAAATGTTAGTTTCAGTAGGCTTGTTGGGTTCATACACCACGTTTTCAACTTATGCCTTAGACACCTCTAATCTCTTACGAACGAGAGACTATAAAGCAGCATTACTCTACTGGTTTGGTAGCCTGCTGTTAGGGTTTATTAGTATAGAGTTGGGAATATTCTTAGCAAAGATGCTTTAG
- a CDS encoding class I SAM-dependent methyltransferase translates to MSIPVYNSIGQQYSKTRIPDYRIVNTLIELLSLPKGSVIADIGAGTGGYSLALANQGLFVNAIEPSQVMQTQAIKHPQIEWFTGYAEALPLPDNYVDGVISVLTIHHFSNLAKAFQEMQRISRDGAIVLLTFDIRFAPKIWLYDYFPFLWEDALRFLQLNDLINLITTNTKRYVEVIPFLLPHDLSDLFAAAAWRRPELYLLPEVRAGISSFPLADPHLVERGVQSLAAELNSGEWMKKYGEICSLTEIDLGYRFLRAEL, encoded by the coding sequence ATGTCAATTCCTGTTTACAATTCAATTGGTCAACAATATTCCAAAACTCGCATTCCCGATTATCGCATCGTCAATACATTAATTGAGTTACTCAGTTTACCTAAAGGAAGCGTTATTGCTGATATTGGTGCTGGTACAGGTGGTTATAGTTTAGCGCTAGCTAACCAAGGATTGTTTGTGAATGCTATTGAACCATCTCAAGTTATGCAAACACAAGCGATAAAACACCCACAAATTGAGTGGTTTACTGGCTATGCAGAAGCTTTACCTTTACCAGATAATTATGTTGACGGAGTTATCAGTGTTCTGACAATTCATCACTTTTCTAACCTCGCAAAAGCTTTTCAGGAAATGCAGCGAATTAGTAGAGATGGAGCAATAGTGTTGCTGACATTTGATATTAGATTCGCTCCCAAAATTTGGCTTTATGATTATTTTCCATTTTTATGGGAAGATGCCCTCAGATTCTTACAATTGAATGACCTGATTAATTTAATTACAACTAATACCAAAAGATATGTAGAAGTCATACCTTTTTTGCTACCTCATGATTTATCTGATTTATTTGCAGCAGCAGCTTGGAGACGTCCGGAATTATATTTACTGCCTGAAGTACGTGCCGGGATCTCGTCTTTTCCTTTAGCTGATCCACATTTAGTCGAGCGAGGAGTACAATCGCTAGCAGCAGAATTAAATAGTGGAGAATGGATGAAAAAGTATGGTGAAATTTGCAGTTTGACAGAAATAGATTTAGGTTATCGTTTTCTACGTGCTGAATTGTAA
- a CDS encoding M48 family metallopeptidase yields MNLFHKPQSTQRTQSKEDFSRLPKKLNKGLSLILGLGTAASVGLSAPKPAEALPFQDLIVPGIQYFQLSNLSTKQKVELGSNIHQQVRRNYRVGTNATVTRIGQRLARVSSCSQTPFKFYVVQNASINAFATTGGYVYVHTGLINAADNEDQLASVIAHEIAHICNDDLVKRLKQTQLVQGAASLAGLDRSKLAAIAYQLAVDLPNSREAEFNADARGLQYLQQAGYDPNAMPAFLKKLATRSSPPEFLSTHPNPRERIAVLQRKIADNR; encoded by the coding sequence ATGAACCTTTTTCACAAACCACAAAGTACCCAAAGAACACAAAGTAAGGAAGATTTTTCTCGTTTACCTAAAAAATTAAATAAGGGTCTTTCTTTGATACTTGGTTTAGGAACTGCTGCAAGTGTAGGATTATCTGCTCCAAAACCTGCGGAAGCGCTTCCATTTCAGGATTTAATTGTTCCGGGAATCCAATATTTTCAACTTTCTAATTTATCAACTAAGCAAAAGGTTGAATTGGGCAGTAATATACATCAACAGGTACGCAGAAATTATAGAGTTGGTACGAATGCAACTGTCACCAGAATTGGTCAAAGATTAGCGCGAGTTAGTAGCTGCTCTCAAACTCCTTTTAAATTTTATGTAGTTCAAAATGCAAGCATTAACGCTTTTGCAACTACTGGTGGTTATGTTTATGTCCACACTGGTTTGATCAATGCGGCGGATAATGAAGACCAGTTGGCGTCGGTGATAGCACACGAAATTGCTCACATTTGTAATGACGATTTGGTTAAAAGGCTTAAACAAACGCAGTTAGTTCAAGGTGCAGCTTCACTTGCTGGTTTAGATAGAAGTAAGTTGGCTGCCATAGCTTATCAGTTGGCTGTAGATTTACCTAACAGCCGTGAGGCTGAGTTTAACGCTGATGCTCGGGGATTGCAGTATCTGCAACAGGCTGGTTACGATCCTAATGCTATGCCTGCTTTCTTAAAGAAATTAGCGACTCGTTCTTCTCCACCAGAGTTTTTGAGTACTCACCCAAATCCACGAGAACGGATTGCAGTTTTACAAAGAAAAATTGCTGATAATCGTTAA
- a CDS encoding GntR family transcriptional regulator, protein MSSSRLLPIAIDVHAPLPITVQVSEQIKLLIAIEYLRPGDSLPTVIQLAEYLKINHNTIALVYSELIETGYLVAKRGKGTFVAESELLQKSISRNSLYQILEQAFLIATQMELSASEFGLTAYAVAVSSNERKQVVPLKLVFVESLQSEADSYLHSVQSEISHPLSLLYLENLQAGQPVALKELYSSNLVITKAQYVCELTQITTSKQEVIGIIFEPDLQLLTQISSLNRGSQVLLVSQKSGEGKNMKQMLEKSGISHLNLQSVNIENIQSYFQLFNHADIICASQSVCDYICEISPQSEKVVSFSFIINRASLSVLKTRLVAIQPKFRRLVSKANNIFDREKGRK, encoded by the coding sequence ATGTCCTCTTCGAGACTACTACCTATAGCTATTGATGTCCATGCTCCTCTCCCAATTACTGTTCAGGTATCTGAACAAATTAAGCTATTGATTGCAATAGAATATCTGAGACCTGGAGATAGCTTGCCAACAGTTATTCAACTAGCAGAATACCTGAAGATAAATCACAATACTATTGCATTAGTATATTCGGAATTAATAGAAACTGGATATTTAGTAGCTAAAAGAGGAAAAGGAACTTTTGTCGCCGAAAGTGAATTATTACAAAAGTCAATTAGTCGTAATTCTCTCTATCAAATTTTAGAACAAGCTTTTTTGATCGCAACTCAAATGGAGTTAAGTGCATCTGAGTTTGGGTTGACTGCTTATGCTGTAGCAGTGAGTTCAAATGAGCGTAAACAAGTTGTTCCTTTGAAGCTAGTATTTGTAGAATCTCTTCAATCTGAGGCTGATTCGTATTTGCATTCTGTTCAATCAGAAATTAGTCATCCTCTATCCTTGCTGTATTTGGAAAATTTGCAAGCTGGTCAACCAGTAGCTTTAAAAGAACTTTATTCCTCTAATTTAGTGATTACAAAAGCTCAGTATGTATGTGAATTGACTCAAATCACTACTTCAAAACAAGAGGTGATTGGGATAATTTTTGAACCAGATTTGCAACTTCTAACACAGATTTCAAGTTTAAATCGTGGTAGTCAGGTATTGCTTGTTAGTCAAAAATCGGGCGAAGGTAAAAATATGAAACAGATGCTAGAAAAATCTGGCATTTCTCACTTAAACTTACAGTCAGTAAATATTGAAAACATTCAGTCATACTTTCAGTTATTTAATCATGCTGATATCATCTGTGCTTCTCAATCTGTCTGCGATTATATATGTGAAATTAGCCCTCAATCTGAAAAGGTTGTAAGTTTTAGTTTCATCATTAACAGAGCTAGTCTCTCCGTTTTAAAAACTCGCTTAGTTGCTATTCAACCAAAATTTCGCAGGTTAGTTAGCAAAGCAAATAATATTTTCGACAGGGAAAAGGGGAGAAAGTAA